GATTAGATATTATCGTTTTGACAGAAGGCAGTTTCGAATTACTAATTGTATTGAGTGTGTTTGTAAATTACTACAACGGAGTGTGAATCCAGCATGCAAAATTTCCTAGATAGGAGTCGATACCAAAACTCGTTGTACAATCCATCTTATGAACATGATGCATGTGGTGTAGGTTTTATTGCTGACATATCTGGGAATAAGAGCCACAAAATAGTTGAGTTGGCGATTGAGGCTGTAGTCAACCTTACTCATCGTGGAGCTGTTGATGCAGATGCAAAAACAGGTGATGGCGCCGGAATTATCACTCAGATCCCAATAAAACTGTTTAAGAAGGAAATAAATAGGCTTGGATATCGTATTTCCAATGATACGGACTTTGCTGTTGGGATGGTTTTCCTTCCAAAGGACAATCCTGTTGCTCAGGAACGATGCAAAACGATTGTTGAAGAGGTGATTGAGCATAACGGTTTGATTCTATTTGGGTGGAGGCCCGTTCCGGTTGATAACTCGGTTCTCGGAGATAAGGCTGCTTCAACAAGGCCTGAAATCTTACAGGTCTTAATTGGGCGAAAGGGAAATTTGTCAGACGATGCATTTGAAAGAAAGCTTTACATAGTGAGAAAGGAAATCGAACAACACGTGGCTAGAAAGGGAAAAGAAGGATTTTATATACCTTCATTTTCTCATCGCACCATAGTTTACAAAGGGCTTTTCGTTGCACCACAGCTCAGGCGTTTTTATGTCGATCTACAGAATCCTGATTTTGAAACTTGTTTGGCGGTATTCCATCAGCGTTATAGCACAAATACTTTTCCTAATTGGTTTCTTGCCCAACCCTTTAGAATGCTTGGACATAATGGTGAAATCAACACACTCCGGGGAAATCAAAACTGGACAAGGGCGAGGGAACCGGAACTTAAATCTCCCATTTGGAAAAAGAGGATTAAAAAGATCATCCCTATCATACAACCAGATGGTAGTGATTCAGCTAATTTGGATAATGTCCTTGAGTTGTTGGTAATGTCTGGACGCGATCTGAGACACGCAGTCACAATGTTAATACCAGAAGCATATGAGAATATGCAATTCATGAACCCTGCATTGAAGGGTTATTATGAATATCATTCATGTATTTCCGAGCCTTGGGATGGTCCTGCCGCAATAGCTTTTACTGACGGAAGGATAGTGGGTTCTTCTCTTGATAGAAATGGACTTCGTCCGGCTCGTTATATTGTTACAGATGATAATGTCATTATCATGGGGTCAGAGGTCGGAATGATTGATATTGAGCCTTCCAAAGTGGTCGAAAAGGGTAGGCTTGGGCCGGGAAAGATTATAGCCGTAGACACCTTCAAAGGTGTCCTTTTGAAGAATGAAGAGGTCAAACAGCAATTAGCGAGCCAGAGGACTTATAATGAATGGGTCCATAGGAATATGTTTGATACTGAATCTCTGAATCTGAGATCCAATTGGGAAGGCATAGGGCTTGTTGATGAGTCAGATTTAATTAAAGTTCAAAAGGTTTTTGGATATTCGCTAGAAGATTTGGAACGCATATTAGAACCAATGGTTATGAATGCCAAAGAACCCGTTGGATCGATGGGTGACGATACTCCACTCGCGGTTTTATCGAGGAAACCGCGACTACTTTTCACCTATTTTAAACAGAGATTTGCACAGGTGACGAACCCTCCAATCGATTCTCTCAGAGAGCAGCTTGTGATGTCCCTTGTCACCAGAATTGGTTCCAGAGGGAGTATCCTTGAAGAACAGGAGAATCATGCGAAGTTAATAAGGTTCCATAGTCCGATCCTCACCAATGCGGAATTGAAATGGATTAAAGAATTGAAACATCCTGATATAAGTTCCACTGTAGTCAGCGCCGTATTCGATAGCAGTAAGGGACCAGAGGAAATGGAAATCGAGTTAGAAGAGATTTGTAATTTAGCGTACAAATCGGTAGAGAATGGAAAGAATGTTCTGATTTTAAGTGATCGAAATGTAGGGGTAGATAAGGCGCCGATTCCTTCACTCCTCGCAGTGGGTGCGATACATCATCATCTCATTCGTAAGGGAGTAAGAATGAGGGCGAGCATTGTGGTTGAAACCGCGGAGGTAAGGGAGGATCATCATTTCGCCTGTCTAATTGGTTTTGGAGCAAGCTGTATAAATCCATACTTGGCATTTGAGAGTGTTGCTAACATGGTGAGTAGAGGCAACGGTATGGAAGAGGTTGGGCTCACAAAGGCCCTAGATAATTATAGGACAGCAGTCGAGAAAGGGATTCTGAAAATAATGTCAAAAATGGGCATATCAACAGTAGCTAGCTATAGGGGCGCACAGATCTTTGAGGTTCTTGGGATAAATAAATCAGTTATAGACAAATATTTTTGTGGTGCTGAATCCAGAATTAGGGGTGTCGGGTTGAGGGATATTGCAATTGATGTGCTTCGATTTCATGAAGCTGCATTCGACACAGAGGAGACAGGTCTGAGAGAAGTAGGCATCTATAGATTCAGAAAGGATGGCGAATATCATGGAACTAACCCAACTGTTTTCAAGGCATTGCATAAAGCTGCGAGAAGTGGAAAATATGAAGATTATAAAAAGTACAGTGAGGCGGTGGATAGTCGTCCCCCCATGTCTCTCAGAGATCTATTAGTTTTTAAAAAGAGAAAGCCTATTCCTCTCCACATGGTTGAGCCCGTCGAGTCAATAGTAAAGCGTTTTTGTGCACCAGGAATGTCGTTTGGTGCCCTCAGTGCTGAAGCGCATGAAACTGTGGCGATTGGAATGAATAGAATTGGCGCTAAATCGAGTAGTGGAGAGGGGGGGGAAAATCCAGAAAGGTTTCACCGCCGTCCCAATGGGGATTGGCCGAATAGTCTCATTAAACAGGTTGCTTCCGGTAGGTTTGGGGTTACTCCTGAGTATCTTGCATCTGCTAAGGAGCTCGAAATCAAGATGGCCCAAGGATCAAAACCTGGTGAGGGAGGCCAGCTTCCGGGAGCAAAAGTGAGTGCTGAAATAGCGAGAGTTAGGCATTCGGTACCTGGTGTTTCTCTTATATCACCACCGCCCCACCATGATATATATAGTATTGAAGATCTATCTCAATTAATCTATGACCTGAAGCATATAAATACGAGAGCAAAGGTAGCTGTGAAACTTGTGGCAGAAGCCGGTGTGGGAACGGTGGCAGCCGGGGTTGCCAAGGCCTATGCGGATGTAGTACATATAAGCGGGCATGAAGGAGGTACCGGGGCGTCACCCCTTGGCTCAATTAAGCATGCTGGTATTCCTTGGGAACTTGGACTTTCAGAGACTCAGCAGGTTCTTGTTCTAAATGACCTCAGGGGTCGTGTTGTTGTGAGAGTCGACGGTGGACTTAAAACAGGAAGAGACGTCGTAGTTGCCGCAATCCTTGGAGCGGAGGAATACGGATTTGGTACAGCTTCTCTTGTAGCAATAGGTTGTGTCATGGCTAGGCAGTGTCACCTCAATACTTGTCCTGTGGGCGTGGCTACGCAGAATCCCGAGCTCAGGGCAAAATTCCAAGGCTCTCCTGAACACCTTGTGAATTTTTTATTTGCAGTAGCACAGGAAGTAAGGGAAATACTTTCATCCCTTGGGTTCAGGAAGCTTGATGAGATAATTGGCCGTACTGAACTTCTTGACCCTAGGTATGACGCCGAACTACCTAAAACTAAAGACATTGATCTCAGTGCAGTATTAGCTGATCCTGATCCGAGTGGTGGTAAACCAAGACACCATATTAAAGAGAGAAATGATAGGGTAGATGCACCTCTCGACAACATCATTCTTCAAGACGCAATGGATGCAATTGCAGGCAAGGAGCCGGTTAGAATAAGATCTGAGATAAGGAATATTAATCGTACGGTTGGTGCTATGGTTGCTGGCGAGATCGCGTTTAGATATGGAGACAAGGGACTCCCAGAAGGGACAATAGAGATGAGCTTTATAGGTAGTGCAGGACAGAGTTTCGGGGCTTTTTCGATTAATGGTATGAGGTTAATGCTCGAGGGTGAAGCGAATGACTATGTTGGTAAAGGTATGCACGGCGGGGAAATTGTAATAAAGCCCCCGATTACCGCAAAGTTTCTTTCTCATAAGAATGTTATAATAGGCAATACAGTTATGTATGGTGCAACGGGTGGAGCGCTATACGCTGCCGGCTGTGCTGGAGAACGGTTCTGCGTGAGAAATAGCGGGGGTAATGCAGTGATAGAAGGCCTTGGTGATCATGGATGTGAGTACATGACTGGGGGTACCGTTGTAGTCCTAGGAGATACGGGAAGGAACTTTGGTGCCGGGATGACCGGTGGCCTTGCTTATGTTTTGGATGAGAATAATTCTATTCCTACGAAGCTTCATAGTCAGTTTGTAACTCATGAAAGGGTAATTGACCAAGAAGACATTGATATTATCAGATCCATGATTCGTAGGCATTATGAAGTTACTGAGAGCAGGAGATCGGGAGAAATTTTAAATAACTTTACACATTACCTACCGCTTTTCTGGAAAGTGATACCATTGGAAAGTATTAAGCCATTAGAAGCTCAAAAAAAGACTACTAAGGATGAAGTAAAGGTTGCAGTACTGAAGGATAAATCTCAACCAGCTGTTGTATCTGTAACGAACAATAGAGTCTCCGATCTTAAGCACTAGGTTAAGCTTGTTACGGGTTTTTTTCAGAGTTTCTCTGGCATTCGATGGCTTAAACTGTAATTAGAAATTTTAACAACTCTGATGATTAGTTTAAATGTTTACTTGTTGTTCTATGTAAGCTAATTTTTTCAAAACCCTTAAAATTTTTTCTACGCTTTCATCCATAGTCTCAATATTTGTTTCGACGGTTATCTCAGGCTGAAGTGGTTCTTCATAAGGGTCTGATATCCCAGTGAAATTAGTTATTTCCCCTGAAATTGCCCTTTTGTATAATCCCTTTACATCTCTCTTTATGCATTCCTCGATTGGACATTTGACATATATTTCAACGAATCTGCCAATCTCCTTTCTTGCTTCGTCTCTTATTTCTCTATAAGGCGATATTGCGCATGTAATCGCAACTCCTCCACATCTTGTAATTATGTTTGCGACATATGAGATCCTCCTTATATTCTCATCCCTGTCCTCTTTGGAAAAACCTAATCCCTTGGATAATCTTAATCTTACTTCATCGCCGTCCAAAACTTCAGTATGGAATCCCATATGAGTTAATCTAGTTTCAACCATTCTCGCTAGGGTTGATTTTCCGGAACTGGGTAGCCCAGTAAACCATAGAGTATAACCTTTCAACGCTATTCTCCTTTTAATTGACTCCGTTTGTTCGGTGATTTAAATGCTGAAAAAGGTAATTCAGTATGAATTTTAATTATGTTCTATCCATATATGATCTAAGCTGCTTTTTTCTTTAAAGTAGAATTGGCAAGTTTTTCTGCCTTTTCTATTCCATCCGTTGAAGCTGATATTAAATACAAGGATTTTTCACCTATCTCTAAAGTTAAGTTGAAGGCGTTATCAATTTCCTTCTCAGAATCTGCAATTGGATCTATTATTTTTTCTAAATATGTTTTTAAGGAATCCAATGTCCTTCTCCTTACTTTTCCATAACCCTTCACCATGCTCCCACTCTTTGCAACGAGGCATCCCAGTGCATAGTTTGTTTTGGAGTATCTCTCCACATATGCTGCATATTTTTTAATGTATGAATGTTCTTTCCTGAATCTGTAGGAATAAGGCCTAAATTTTTTGAGTTTTGTTAGAAACCATAGCCTCAAGCTCCCCAAAAATGAAGATGTCGTAGGAGATTGGGCAAAGGTTATCCTATTACTATTAGGCCAGATCTTTTTGAACAACCTATTATCTGTTAATTTTACGATCGGTGAGACCAAGACATTTGGTAGTAGTCCATAAATCTCTTCGGCATCCGGATTCAGGTAATCTATCACATGAAAAACTTGATCGTCACGCAATTGCATTTCCTTTTGTATGCGTTTAAATCTTTCTGGATTAATCTTAAGCTCGGCCACCCGAATTCCATCTTCATAACTCATCCAAAGGGCTAGGTTCTTTGCAAAAGCTTCGGTCAGCAAGAAGGAATTAGAACCCGAGTTTTTATCTATTTGGTAAATGTTCTTCAATGTATCTAAATAATTCTCTGCGTACCATATGTCTTGATAATCAGTAAGCCTATATAGAGCCTCTGCGAGAATTTCTCTTAACCTTTCGGGATATTCATTTTCAACTCTTAATAATAAGGAGAATAAGCCCTCTCGTTTACCAGGATCTACCTTAGCTAATTTTTCGCTTTTGAGTTCATCCCACTCTAGGTCTGATTTCACTAATGAGATTTTGTATTTATTTGATTTGATGTAGTCCCAACCTATTCTAAAAGCTTTGATGTTATTTTCAACCGCTATCCCCACTTGTGATATAGCTTTGAGAAAGCTAGCTTCTGCGATCGGTAACGATGCAGATGTACCCAGGGCCCCTAAGAGAATTGCGTTTATAGCCAGTTCATCCATTCCGTACTCTTTCGCAAGTGCAAGGGCGTCTAGACCAACAAATCTTGAAGAGAATGCGTTTGCCAGCTTGTGCAGGTTCTCATCGGAGTAAATACCGTTTGAAAGGGGCATTTTTTCGAGAGTTGAGTAAATCCTATGTGTGCTAGATACGATGGTTGTTTTATCTGATCCGTATCCGAGCTCTAAAACTCTTCCGAGTTCCAAAAACTCCTGGGCCAAAATTATATCAATGTCTCCCGGCAAAGGGTATTGAGAAAAAATTATTGGTTTTGGATCGGGTTTTACCTTTGAATAAGCTTCGAGATAGTACATTGTTGACCCCCCACGCTGCGACAGCCCGGGAAGTCCAACTCCTTGCACCTCGAATCCCTCAATCAGAAATAGTTGGACGAGCCATTCTGTAAGAACCCCTCCACCTTGACCTCCGACTGCTGGAATTAGGATCTTTATTAAATCAATATTTCTATCCATTATTTTCACACTTAAGATCAGGCAGATCGCCTTAAATCAATCTCAAGGTAGAAGGTACAGTCGATTATAACACTCTCGTAATCAGTTCGCCAATACGTTTTTTGAAATTAAGTGTAGCAGGATGCCGTTAAGTTTGGATTCAAACTTATCAATTAATGAAGGGTTATTTATTATTTCTACCTTGTAAAACGATGGACATAGAACAGCGGCATGAGCGATTTCTCCACATAGACCACATCCAACACAAGATTGCTCTATGTGTGCGATTGGATCATCCCTGAGGATCGACGGACTTTCCTTTAATGTAAGCGAGGGACAGCCATTATATCTCATACAGGAGTGGTCCCCCGTGCAGACATCAGGGTCCACACCCAGTTTTGCCTGCACCAATCTTTTTCCTGACTTTATCCTCTTGTCTATTAATTTTCTCTCTTTTCTGGTCTTCTCAAGTTGGCACTCGCCCTTTGAGATAATCACTCTAAGCCCTTCATTAGTTTCATATGCTTTTCGAAGAACATTCAAGGATTCCTTTAAATCGTACGGATCAACCTTCTTTATCCATTTAACTCCCGCCCCCTTTAGGGCTTTTTCAATATCCATGCCTACCCCTTCTTGCCTCATATTTTTTCCAGAAGCTGGATTTTCATGATGTCCTGTCATAGACGTCCAGAAATTTTCTAATATGATTAATATAGCATTCTGCTTATTATAAACGGCATTTGTTATGCTTGTTGTAAGACCACTGTGCCAGAAGGTTCCGTCACCCATAAAGGAAATTATTCTTTTGTTTGCCATCCGAGAAAGCGCTCCTGCGGAAGCAAGTCCGATGCCCATTCCTGTAATGGAATTACTAAGGTCAAATGGTGGGAGACCACTCATTGAATAGCAACCAATATCAGATGCATAATACGATTTGCCGTAATCCTCTTCCAGTATTTTTATAGCTGTAAATATTGGCCTTTCGGGACAACCGGTGCAGAATACAGGGTTTCTCTTTGTAACAGGTTCGTCTAAAAAGTGGGCGGCCCTTTCTTTATGTTTTGCTACATATTCGCTTTGTTCTTGTATTTTCTGCTTTTCCTGTGTTGATAAGGTGTTTTTTATAATAAAGGTGCCGACTCCCTGTGTAATGCGATCAGGCGTATATTCTCCTTCTATGGGAAGAATGTCTTTGCCAAAAATCTCAAGATCGAGTCTTGATCTTTGTGCTATAGACCTGATCTGCTCTTCAATAAGATTTGGCATCCCCTCTTCCACTATTAAGACTGCCTTTTTACCCTTAAGAAAGTTAATGATTTCATCGGGAACAAGTGGATTAGTTACATTCAAATTCAATATAGGGAACCTACCTTCACCATTGAGATTAGATTCACCTAAATTGTATAAACATCTTATCAAAGAGTTAAATATCATCCCGTGGGTAATTATTCCTATACTTTTATCTTCGCCTTGAAAAACCTCATTCAAGTTGTTATCTACTATAAATTTTCTTGCAGCAGGGATCCGTTCATGGAACTTTTTTCTTTCGTGTTCGAAAGTATATGGCGGAAGGGGGATCTTATCCAGATCCGTAATCAGGTCGTCTAGTGGGTTTAATGTGCTGATTTTTGGCACAACGTTATTTTTACACTTAATCTTATTCCTTATGTGTGCAATCCTCGTGGATAGAAGAAACATCACTGGCATGTTGGAATATTCAGAGAGTCCAAATCCATATTCCACCATCTTTGCGACATGTTGCAGGTCTCCTCTCGGGTCGATCACCGCTAGGGTGGATTTTAATGCAAACGGAAGTGCTTTTTCTGCAACACAAGTGCTGTCACAACCATAGTCTTCTCCAACAACTATCATTGCACCACCGGTTACACCCGACGAGGATATATGGGCTAACGCATCGGAGGCGACATTAGTTCCAACTATTTTCCAGTTTGCAGACCCACGAATTGGGTAACTTATTGAAGCAGAAAGTAGAGCAGCCGCCGATGCTTCGTTACCCGAGCTATCAAAGTAGATTCCCCTATTTTTTAGTACTGGTTCGTAAGCGTCGGAAATTGCATCGATTATTCCAGCGGTTGGGGAGCCAGGGTATCCTCCTAGATAGCTGACCCCGGATTGAAGGAATGCCTTTAATATTACCAGTGGGGTGTCACCATAGAGTGTTTTTCCTTCACCGTAGTTTAATTGTCCTATTATCTCTTTTGAATAACTACTTCCCATTTCTCGCCTTGCCAAATTGGCTATTATTGCCGATTCATAGTTCTATAGACTTTACCAGAAAATGGTTTGAGATACTAGGGTGATTAATTCTCAAGGTTTTATCCTACATCTTTCGCTTTAATTGAGTCACAAAAATATCTGCCTGTCTTGTTGGTTCAGGTAGTCTAAAGCCAATTGTGCATTTAAGCGTGACTTCTATTGATGTCTTCAAATCAATTTTATGCCCTATCGAAACAAATACCGGCTTTATCCCTCTTTTTGTTCTTAACACGGCTCCTATCGATTCTCCACTATTTGAGTTTAATTCTGTCCAGTCCCCTTTCATATCTCCTGGCTCATCGAACTTACCATATAGTCTCGTTTTTGCTACTCCAATTGTCGGGATATCTAGTATCACCCCTACGTGGCTTGCGATCCCACACCTTCTGGGGTGAGCAATTCCCTGTCCGTCGACCATAAGTATGTCGGGCTTCCGTTTGAGTTGTTTCAAGGTTCCAATTATCGCTGGGCCTTCTCTAAAAGCAAGGAGTCCGGGAATGTAAGGAAATACTACCCTTACGATAGCAGAAGATCTTTCAATTTCTATAAGCTCAGGAAATGAGTACACTAAGATGCCACATATGTGTTGTTTTCCTCCATGAATTTGTGCGAGGTCTACTCCTGCAATCGTCTTTATTTCTCGAAAACCATTCTGTTTTATAACCCTTTTCTGGAGCTCCCGCTGAATTGCCAATGCCTCTTCATATAGGGGTTTATACTCAGGGTCGGTAATCCTTTCGAGATTAATGAGCTCCATATTTTTCACTGATCAATCTTTTGAATCTAGGGGCATAAATAATTTCGAAGGCGTCTTCCTTGCCGGGAAAGAGCCTTAATGCGTAGTTTTTGACCTTAATATAATGCTCCAGGGCTTCTTCGCGAGTCATGTTCGCTTGGTATATCAAAGATAGGGTGAGATCAACCATAAACCTCAGTCTTCTGATCTTTTTATTCTCTTCTTTTATTTCCAGGGGAGAGGGGTCTTGCAGTTTCATTTGTCAGAGTTTTTGAAAACGTGAGATATCAATTCATTATTATATATTTTGGAAGAGCATATTCAAAACTTATCGTTTTAAATTTTAAAATTCAGTGACTGCTACATCTAGCGATGGTAATAAGATTAACAAGCCAGGGATAACATTGCGAGATTACATATCTTTAGATTTTCTTGAACAACTTATAAGATTTAGATAGATTTAAGGGCATGCGTCTCAGAATGGCCTTCATCATGGACCCGATTCATACAATTCATATCGACAAAGATACTACATTTGTCTTTATGCTCGAATCACAAGAGAGAGGGAATGAGATTTGGTATACTGAGCTTAAGGATATTTTCGTAAGAGACGGCAGGGTTTGGGCCACCGTTTCGGAGATCAGTTTAAAGCGGTCAGCCGATTTTTATAAATTGGGTAGAGTAGATACTGCTCCTCTTGAGAGCTTTCACGTTGTTTGGATGAGGAAGGACCCCCCCTTTAGTTTAGACTACCTATACGTCACATATTTTCTCAGCTTGATTGATCCCGGCTCAACTCTTGTTATCAATAATCCAAAGGGGATAAGGGAATCAAACGAGAAGTTATACACACTCTACTTTCCTGAGATTATTCCGCCGAGTCTTGTTGCTAAGGATATAGAATACTTAAGGGATTTTGTT
The window above is part of the Thermodesulfobacteriota bacterium genome. Proteins encoded here:
- the gltB gene encoding glutamate synthase large subunit; translation: MQNFLDRSRYQNSLYNPSYEHDACGVGFIADISGNKSHKIVELAIEAVVNLTHRGAVDADAKTGDGAGIITQIPIKLFKKEINRLGYRISNDTDFAVGMVFLPKDNPVAQERCKTIVEEVIEHNGLILFGWRPVPVDNSVLGDKAASTRPEILQVLIGRKGNLSDDAFERKLYIVRKEIEQHVARKGKEGFYIPSFSHRTIVYKGLFVAPQLRRFYVDLQNPDFETCLAVFHQRYSTNTFPNWFLAQPFRMLGHNGEINTLRGNQNWTRAREPELKSPIWKKRIKKIIPIIQPDGSDSANLDNVLELLVMSGRDLRHAVTMLIPEAYENMQFMNPALKGYYEYHSCISEPWDGPAAIAFTDGRIVGSSLDRNGLRPARYIVTDDNVIIMGSEVGMIDIEPSKVVEKGRLGPGKIIAVDTFKGVLLKNEEVKQQLASQRTYNEWVHRNMFDTESLNLRSNWEGIGLVDESDLIKVQKVFGYSLEDLERILEPMVMNAKEPVGSMGDDTPLAVLSRKPRLLFTYFKQRFAQVTNPPIDSLREQLVMSLVTRIGSRGSILEEQENHAKLIRFHSPILTNAELKWIKELKHPDISSTVVSAVFDSSKGPEEMEIELEEICNLAYKSVENGKNVLILSDRNVGVDKAPIPSLLAVGAIHHHLIRKGVRMRASIVVETAEVREDHHFACLIGFGASCINPYLAFESVANMVSRGNGMEEVGLTKALDNYRTAVEKGILKIMSKMGISTVASYRGAQIFEVLGINKSVIDKYFCGAESRIRGVGLRDIAIDVLRFHEAAFDTEETGLREVGIYRFRKDGEYHGTNPTVFKALHKAARSGKYEDYKKYSEAVDSRPPMSLRDLLVFKKRKPIPLHMVEPVESIVKRFCAPGMSFGALSAEAHETVAIGMNRIGAKSSSGEGGENPERFHRRPNGDWPNSLIKQVASGRFGVTPEYLASAKELEIKMAQGSKPGEGGQLPGAKVSAEIARVRHSVPGVSLISPPPHHDIYSIEDLSQLIYDLKHINTRAKVAVKLVAEAGVGTVAAGVAKAYADVVHISGHEGGTGASPLGSIKHAGIPWELGLSETQQVLVLNDLRGRVVVRVDGGLKTGRDVVVAAILGAEEYGFGTASLVAIGCVMARQCHLNTCPVGVATQNPELRAKFQGSPEHLVNFLFAVAQEVREILSSLGFRKLDEIIGRTELLDPRYDAELPKTKDIDLSAVLADPDPSGGKPRHHIKERNDRVDAPLDNIILQDAMDAIAGKEPVRIRSEIRNINRTVGAMVAGEIAFRYGDKGLPEGTIEMSFIGSAGQSFGAFSINGMRLMLEGEANDYVGKGMHGGEIVIKPPITAKFLSHKNVIIGNTVMYGATGGALYAAGCAGERFCVRNSGGNAVIEGLGDHGCEYMTGGTVVVLGDTGRNFGAGMTGGLAYVLDENNSIPTKLHSQFVTHERVIDQEDIDIIRSMIRRHYEVTESRRSGEILNNFTHYLPLFWKVIPLESIKPLEAQKKTTKDEVKVAVLKDKSQPAVVSVTNNRVSDLKH
- the cysC gene encoding adenylyl-sulfate kinase; the protein is MALKGYTLWFTGLPSSGKSTLARMVETRLTHMGFHTEVLDGDEVRLRLSKGLGFSKEDRDENIRRISYVANIITRCGGVAITCAISPYREIRDEARKEIGRFVEIYVKCPIEECIKRDVKGLYKRAISGEITNFTGISDPYEEPLQPEITVETNIETMDESVEKILRVLKKLAYIEQQVNI
- a CDS encoding indolepyruvate oxidoreductase subunit beta family protein gives rise to the protein MDRNIDLIKILIPAVGGQGGGVLTEWLVQLFLIEGFEVQGVGLPGLSQRGGSTMYYLEAYSKVKPDPKPIIFSQYPLPGDIDIILAQEFLELGRVLELGYGSDKTTIVSSTHRIYSTLEKMPLSNGIYSDENLHKLANAFSSRFVGLDALALAKEYGMDELAINAILLGALGTSASLPIAEASFLKAISQVGIAVENNIKAFRIGWDYIKSNKYKISLVKSDLEWDELKSEKLAKVDPGKREGLFSLLLRVENEYPERLREILAEALYRLTDYQDIWYAENYLDTLKNIYQIDKNSGSNSFLLTEAFAKNLALWMSYEDGIRVAELKINPERFKRIQKEMQLRDDQVFHVIDYLNPDAEEIYGLLPNVLVSPIVKLTDNRLFKKIWPNSNRITFAQSPTTSSFLGSLRLWFLTKLKKFRPYSYRFRKEHSYIKKYAAYVERYSKTNYALGCLVAKSGSMVKGYGKVRRRTLDSLKTYLEKIIDPIADSEKEIDNAFNLTLEIGEKSLYLISASTDGIEKAEKLANSTLKKKAA
- a CDS encoding indolepyruvate ferredoxin oxidoreductase subunit alpha, with amino-acid sequence MGSSYSKEIIGQLNYGEGKTLYGDTPLVILKAFLQSGVSYLGGYPGSPTAGIIDAISDAYEPVLKNRGIYFDSSGNEASAAALLSASISYPIRGSANWKIVGTNVASDALAHISSSGVTGGAMIVVGEDYGCDSTCVAEKALPFALKSTLAVIDPRGDLQHVAKMVEYGFGLSEYSNMPVMFLLSTRIAHIRNKIKCKNNVVPKISTLNPLDDLITDLDKIPLPPYTFEHERKKFHERIPAARKFIVDNNLNEVFQGEDKSIGIITHGMIFNSLIRCLYNLGESNLNGEGRFPILNLNVTNPLVPDEIINFLKGKKAVLIVEEGMPNLIEEQIRSIAQRSRLDLEIFGKDILPIEGEYTPDRITQGVGTFIIKNTLSTQEKQKIQEQSEYVAKHKERAAHFLDEPVTKRNPVFCTGCPERPIFTAIKILEEDYGKSYYASDIGCYSMSGLPPFDLSNSITGMGIGLASAGALSRMANKRIISFMGDGTFWHSGLTTSITNAVYNKQNAILIILENFWTSMTGHHENPASGKNMRQEGVGMDIEKALKGAGVKWIKKVDPYDLKESLNVLRKAYETNEGLRVIISKGECQLEKTRKERKLIDKRIKSGKRLVQAKLGVDPDVCTGDHSCMRYNGCPSLTLKESPSILRDDPIAHIEQSCVGCGLCGEIAHAAVLCPSFYKVEIINNPSLIDKFESKLNGILLHLISKNVLAN
- the nfi gene encoding deoxyribonuclease V (cleaves DNA at apurinic or apyrimidinic sites) — encoded protein: MELINLERITDPEYKPLYEEALAIQRELQKRVIKQNGFREIKTIAGVDLAQIHGGKQHICGILVYSFPELIEIERSSAIVRVVFPYIPGLLAFREGPAIIGTLKQLKRKPDILMVDGQGIAHPRRCGIASHVGVILDIPTIGVAKTRLYGKFDEPGDMKGDWTELNSNSGESIGAVLRTKRGIKPVFVSIGHKIDLKTSIEVTLKCTIGFRLPEPTRQADIFVTQLKRKM